In Pseudomonas sp. Q1-7, the genomic window CAACATCCTCGCCGACATGCACATGGACCATCAGAGCCTGATGGCCGCCATGCTGCACGACGTGATCGAGGACACCGGCATCGCCAAGGAAGCCCTCAGCGCCCAATTCGGCGAGACCGTCGCCGAGCTGGTGGACGGGGTCAGCAAGCTGACCCAGATGAACTTCGAGTCCAAGGCCGAGGCCCAGGCCGAGAACTTCCAGAAGATGGCCATGGCCATGGCCCGCGACATCCGCGTGATCCTGGTCAAGCTGGCCGACCGCCTGCACAACATGCGCACGCTGGAAGTGCTGTCCGGTGAGAAGCGCCGGCGCATCGCCAAGGAAACCCTGGAAATCTACGCCCCCATCGCCAACCGGCTGGGCATGCACAGCATGCGCGTGGAATTCGAGGACCTGGGCTTCAAGGCCATGCACCCGATGCGCTCCGAGCGCATCCGCACCGCCGTGCGCCGCGCCCGTGGCAACCGCAAGGAAATCGTCAACAAGATCGAAGAGTCGCTGACCAACTGCCTGCGCCGCGAAGGCATGGAAGGCGAAGTCATCGGACGCGAGAAGCACCTCTACAGCATCTACAAGAAGATGCGCGGTAAACGTCGGGCGTTCAACGAGATCATGGACGTCTACGCCTTCCGCATCATCGTCGACAAGGTCGACACCTGTTACCGCGTACTCGGTGCCGTGCACAACCTGTACAAGCCGCTGCCCGGCCGCTTCAAGGACTACATCGCGATTCCCAAGGCCAACGGCTACCAGTCGCTGCACACCACCCTGTTCGGCATGCACGGCGTGCCCATCGAGATCCAGATCCGCACCCGCGAGATGGAAGAGATGGCCAACAACGGCATCGCCGCCCACTGGCTGTACAAGTCCACCGAGGACGACCAGCCCAAGGGCACCCACGCCCGCGCCCGCCAATGGGTCAAGGGCGTGCTGGAACTGCAGCAGCGCGCCGGTAACTCCCTGGAATTCATCGAGAGCGTGAAGATCGACCTCTTCCCCGACGAGGTCTACGTCTTCACGCCCAAGGGCCGGATCATGGAGCTGCCGAAGGGCTCCACCGCCGTGGACTTCGCCTACGCGGTGCACACCGATGTCGGCAACAGTTGCATCGCCTGCCGTATCAACCGCCGCCTGGCGCCGCTGTCCGAACCGCTGCAGAGCGGCGAGACGGTGGAGATCGTCACCGCGCCCGGCGCCCGGCCGAACCCGGCGTGGCTCAACTTCGTGGTTACCGGCAAGGCCCGCACCCATATCCGCCACGCCCTCAAACAGCAGCGTCGCTCCGAGTCCATCAGCCTCGGCGAGCGCCTGCTGAACAAGGCCCTGGCCGGCTTCGAGAGCCACTTGGAGAAGATCAGCCCCGAGCGCATCCAGGCCGTACTCGGCGAGTACCGCCTGGACGTGATCGAAGACCTGCTGGAAGACGTCGGCCTCGGCAACCGCATGGCCTATGTGGTCGCCCGCCGCCTGCTGGCCAGCGACGGCGAGCAATTGCCGAGTCCGGAAGGCCCGCTGGCGATCCGCGGCACCGAGGGCCTGGTGCTGAGCTACGCCAAGTGCTGCACGCCGATCCCCGGCGACCCCATCGTCGGCCACCTGTCCGCGGGCAAGGGCATGGTGGTGCACCTGGAAAGCTGCAAGAACATCGGCGAAATCCGGCACAACCCGGAGAAGTGCATCCAGCTGTCCTGGGCCAAGGACGTCGCCGGCGAATTCAACGTCGAGCTGCGCGTCGAGCTGGAACACCAGCGCGGCCTGATCGCCCTGCTGGCCAGCAGCGTCAATGCCGCAGACGGCAACATCGAGAAGATCAGCATGGACGAGCGCGATGGCCGCATCAGCGTGGTCCAGCTGGTGGTCAGCGTGCATGACCGCGTGCATCTGGCCCGTGTGATCAAGAAGCTGCGTGCGCTCAAGGGCGTGATCCGCATCACCCGCGTGCGCGCGTAGCCGATCCTCAAGACCCAAGGAGTTCTCATGAGCAAGACCGTTATCAGCAGCGACAAGGCCCCCGCCGCCATCGGCACTTATTCCCAGGCCATCAAGGCCGGCAACACCGTCTACATGTCCGGCCAGATCCCGCTGGACCCGAAGACCATGGAGCTGGTGGAGGGCTTCGAAGCCCAGACCGTGCAAGTGTTCGAGAACCTGAAGGCCGTGGCCGAAGCCGCCGGCGGCTCCTTCAAGGACATCGTCAAGCTGAACATCTTCCTCACCGACCTGTCCCACTTCGCCAAGGTCAACGAAGTCATGGGCCGTTACTTCGAGCAGCCCTACCCGGCCCGTGCCGCCATCGGCGTCGCCGCACTGCCACGCGGCTCCCAGGTGGAAATGGACGCCATCCTGGTCCTCGAATAAGACCACACCCTGCCACGGGCCATCCGGCCCGTGGCATCGTCCGGAAGGAATCCGCCATGCGCCACACCCTCCCCCTGCTGCTCTGCGCGGCCATTCTCGGTGGCTGTACCAGCGCCCCCAAGGACCCCAGCGGCATCTGGATCAACCAGGCGGCGATCAACGCCGCAGCCAAGGAGGGCAAGCTGCGCGAATCCCTGCTCGCCTACGGCCCGAACCTGGAGTGGCAGATCGACCAGAAGTCCGGGGAAGCCCACTACAGCAATGGATTCGAACTGGGTGAAGGGCGCCTCGCCGCCCAGGCGGACGGTAACTGGCGGGTGGATTTCTACGGCGATTACCACGAAGTCCTGAACCTGGACGGCCAGGAACTGGTCCAGCAGGCCAGCGAAAACCTCCCCGAGCAACGCTTCGTCCATCCGGAGAAGACTCCTGCCGAAGGCGCCCCGCCGGGCAGCGCCTTCGAGCACGCACTCTATGCCGCTTACCTGGGCGGCACCTGGAAGATCGTCGAAGGCCAGGGCCAGGGCGGCCTGGTCAGGTTCAACCCAGACGGCAGCCTGGAAGGCCTGCCGGGCGCCGACCGCTATGCGCTCTGCCTGGCTGGCGACTGTGCCGCCATGAGCGGTGAAAGCGACAGCATCTGGCTACAGCAAGGCAACCAGGGCGCGGCCTGGATCTTCGTCCACGACGGCGACGAACTGGAAATCCTCGAAGCCCGAAACCGTGCACAGATCGACGAGATGCCGGAGTACTTCCCCGGCAAGCGCGCCTGGCTGCTGGAGCGCGACTGAGCGCAACGGCCACGGTAGGTTGGGCTGAGCCTGAGAAGCCCAACGCGCCGTCCTCCTTGTGACCGCGAGGTACCGGGCTTCGCGCGCCACGCGCCAAGCTAGGAAAGAGCAAGCGCCCCGACCGCCAGCGAGATTCCGAGCGCCAGCAGCAGCGCTCCGCACAGGCGATCCAGTGCCCTGACCCGCCGCTGCAGCCAAGCGCGCCAGCGCGGATGGCCCAGCAGCCGCACCAGGGCCATGTCCCAGATCAGCACCACCGCCGTCATCCAGGCCATGCTCAGGGCCAGCCCCCAGCCGGGCATCGCCGTATGGCGCAGCACACCGAACAGCCCCGCGTAGAAGATCGGCAGCTTGGGATTCAGGCTACTGGCCAGCAGCCCCTCGGAAAACCCTTGCCGCCAGGCGCCGGGCACTCCCGCCTCGGCCTCCGGCAGCGCCAGCTCGCGGCGCGCCAACAGCGCCTGGACGCCGATCCACACGAAGTACGCGCCACCGGCCAACTGCAGCGCGTGCCAGAGCGGGCCGCCGGCGGACGGCAGCAGGCCGAGTGCCAGCAGCACCAGCAACATGCTCAGCAGGTTGGCCAGGGCGATACCTGCCGCACAGCCGTCGGCGTGGCGCAGCCCCTTCACCAGCCCGGCGCGCAGCAGCAGGAAGAAATCCGGCCCTGGCGACAGCAGGGCGGCGAAATGGGTACTGGCGACCAGCAGAAACAACGCGAGCATGGCATCGGGCCTCCGTGAAACACGGCGACCAGTGTCCAGGCCAGGCAAGCCGGCGGTCTTGGAGAAAACTCAGGTGCGGGCGGCGCGGCGGAACTGTCCGGGCGTCACCCCGGTGAAGCGCTTGAAGGTGCCGGAGAAGTGCGCCTGATCGTAAAAGCCGAGGGACAGCGCCACCCCTAGGGGAGGCAGGTCATCCAGCAGCAGGCGCTTGGCCTCACGCACCCGGCGTTGCAGCAGATAAGTATGTGGCGGCACCCCGTAGGCGCGGCGAAACGCCTCGATAAGGTGGCGGGGATGGCGCTGGACCAGACCGGCCAACTGCTCCAGGCTGACCGCTTCCGCGTAGTGCGCTTCCAGATAGTCGCGGAGAAACGCGGTAATTCCGCCATCCCGCGCAGCCGGAGCCGCCGCGCGCAAGCCGCCATGGCGCACGAATACCCGCTCCAGCACCTCCAGCAATTCGCTTTCCAGCGCCAGTGCATCGCCGCGCTCGAATTCGACTGCCAGCCGTGCGAGCCCCGCCGCCACCCGGCCATCGTCCGCCGGATTCAATTCGCGGAAGCCGCCAGGCAGGCGCTTGCGCCCGAGCAGCGCGGGCAGGCGCGATTCCTCGACATAGAGCATGCGATAGACCAGCCGCGCCGACTCGGCATGACCGGTATGGGGCTCCTCCGGATTCATCAGCGACAGCGTGCCGGCCGGCAAGGCATGGCGTGCCCCCCGACACTGGTAGCCGCCGACGCCCTGGAGGATGGCGCCGATGGCGAAGGCATCATGGCTGTGGCGACCGAAGGGCTGGCCGGAAAAATCTGCATGGAACAATTCCACCCCCGGCAGCCAGGGGCGGGCGAGCATCCGATTGGCGTCCACCGTCAGGCCTCGTCCAGGATGGCCGCGTAGCCCTCGCGGTAACTGGGATAACGCGGTGCCCAGCCCAGGGCGCGCGCGCGCGCATTGCTGCAGCGCTTGCTGCCGGAGCGGCGCACGGCGGACTCCTCGGACCAGCCGGTGACACCCATCCGCTCGCGCAGCCAGGCCACCACCTCGTGCAGCGCCGCCGGATCGTCGTCGACCCCGATATAGCAGTCGTCCAGCGCCACACCGCCGGCATCCGCCCGCAGCAAATGGGCCAGCAAGCCCGCGCAATCGTCCACATGGATGCGATTCGCGTACAGCGGCGGCTCGCTGACCACCCGGTAGCCCATGCGCACCTGCTTGAGCAGCCATTCGCGACCCGGTCCGTAGATGCCGGTCAGGCGCACGCAGGTCGCCGGCAGGCCGCTGCCCAGGGCCAAACGCTCCGCCTCCCGCATCAACTGGCCGGAATAGCTCTCGGCCACGGCGGGGGCGGTTTCGTCGATCCACTCGCCATCGCGCTGGCCATAGACCCCGCTGCTGGACACGAACAGCAGGCGACGCGGCTTCTGGCCGTGCGCGGCGAGCCAGGCGAGCACGTGGCGCAAGCCGTCGACATAGGCGGCGCGATAACCGGCGGCGTCATGCTGAGTCGCCGCCGCACAGTAGACCAGGTAGTCCAGCGGGCCCTCCGGCCACTGCAACGGGCAGCCAGCCTGCTCCAGATCCCCCGCCACTGGCAGGACGCCGGCAGGGAGCGCTGCGACAGTGCGCCGCAGGCCGTGAACCGTCCAGCCGGCCTGCAGCATTCGTTGCGCCAGACGACTGCCGACATCGCCGCAGCCGGCGATCAGAAGGGAAGCGGTATCGGACATCAGGGAAGGCTCCGAAAAAGTTGTCAGGATAGGGGGATGGCCGGTGATCGCCAAATCCCGCCGGCCGGGAAAAACGACGGGCGTTCGTATGATTGTTATTCAGTCACTTTTACAAACAAGAATTACTTGCAATAATGTAACCCCTTCGGTCCAGGCCGACGCTCCAGCGCCGACGGACGAAACCGCTTCCTTTTCTTCAGGTCCGGCCAGCATGAATCCCAACGCCCGCAACGCCCAGCCCCATATCGCCTCCCGCCCGCCACGCCTGCTGGCAGCCCTGTTGATCAGCCTGATGCTGACGCCCAACGCCTCCTTCGCGGAAGAGCCGACCGCCCAGTCCGTACCCGCACCTGCCAGCCAGGCGGCAGCCCCGGCTCCCATCGATACGGCCAATGCGCCCGCTCCGGCTGCCGACGGCGCCGTCGTACCGGCCGATGCCGCCGCCCAGGACCCGAACGCCCTGCCGGCCGATCCGCTGGCCGCCGAGGTGAAAGGCGAGCAGATGCTGGCCCATGACCTGTCCCCCTGGGGCATGTACCAGAATGCCGACATCGTGGTGAAAGCCGTGATGATCGGCCTGGCCCTGGCTTCGGTCCTGACCTGGACCGTGTGGATCGCCAAGGGCTTCGAGCTGCTGGCCGCCAAACGCCGGCTGCGCCGCGAGCTGGCCAGCCTGAAGGGGGCCCGCAGCCTGAGCGAAGCCGGCGAGAAGGCCGGCAGCGGCAACTGCGTCTCCCACCTGCTGGTACAGGACGCCCAGGAAGAGATGAAACTCTCCGCCAATACCCGCGAGAAGGAAGGCATCAAGGAGCGCGTCAGCTTCCGCCTGGAGCGCCTGGTCGCCGCCAGCGGCCGGCAGATGAGCCAGGGCACCGGCGTTCTCGCCACCATCGGCTCCACCGCGCCCTTCGTCGGCCTGTTCGGCACCGTCTGGGGCATCATGAACAGCTTCATCGGCATCGCCAAATCCCAGACCACCAACCTCGCCGTCGTCGCCCCCGGCATTGCCGAAGCCCTGCTGGCCACCGCCCTGGGCCTGGTCGCAGCGATTCCGGCCGTGGTGATCTACAACGTCTTCGCCCGCTCCATCGCCGGTTACAAGGCCCAGGTGTCCGACGCCTCGGCCCAGGTCCTGCTGCTGGTCAGCCGCGACCTCGACCATCACACGGCCGACCGTGGCCAGTCTCCGCACATGGTGAAAGTAGGCTGAGTCATGGGAATCCATCTGAACGATGGTGGCGATGATCTCCAGGAAACCCACGAGATCAACGTCACCCCCTTTATCGACGTGATGCTGGTGCTGCTGATCATCTTCATGGTCGCAGCCCCCCTGGCCACGGTCGACATCAAGGTCGATCTGCCGGCCTCCACCGCCAAGCCTGCCCCCAGGCCGGACAAGCCGATCTACCTGAGCATCAAGGAAGACAAGAGCCTGTACCTGGACAACGAGCAGGTCACCGAAGAGCAGTTGCCGGGCGTGCTGGACAAGCTGACCAACGCCGACAAGGACAAGACCATCTTCGTCCGTGGCGACAAGGTCGTGGAGTACGGCCGCCTGATGGAGGTGATGGACGCCCTGCGCGGCGCCGGCTACCTGAAGATCGGCCTGGTAGGACTCGAGACGGTCGGTACGCAATGAGCCAGGGCAAACGCAAGCTGTCGCAATGGGGCGTCAGCCTGGTCGTGGTGCTCGGCCTGCACATCGGCCTTGGC contains:
- a CDS encoding LysE family translocator — protein: MLALFLLVASTHFAALLSPGPDFFLLLRAGLVKGLRHADGCAAGIALANLLSMLLVLLALGLLPSAGGPLWHALQLAGGAYFVWIGVQALLARRELALPEAEAGVPGAWRQGFSEGLLASSLNPKLPIFYAGLFGVLRHTAMPGWGLALSMAWMTAVVLIWDMALVRLLGHPRWRAWLQRRVRALDRLCGALLLALGISLAVGALALS
- a CDS encoding NAD-dependent epimerase/dehydratase family protein → MSDTASLLIAGCGDVGSRLAQRMLQAGWTVHGLRRTVAALPAGVLPVAGDLEQAGCPLQWPEGPLDYLVYCAAATQHDAAGYRAAYVDGLRHVLAWLAAHGQKPRRLLFVSSSGVYGQRDGEWIDETAPAVAESYSGQLMREAERLALGSGLPATCVRLTGIYGPGREWLLKQVRMGYRVVSEPPLYANRIHVDDCAGLLAHLLRADAGGVALDDCYIGVDDDPAALHEVVAWLRERMGVTGWSEESAVRRSGSKRCSNARARALGWAPRYPSYREGYAAILDEA
- the exbD gene encoding TonB system transport protein ExbD gives rise to the protein MGIHLNDGGDDLQETHEINVTPFIDVMLVLLIIFMVAAPLATVDIKVDLPASTAKPAPRPDKPIYLSIKEDKSLYLDNEQVTEEQLPGVLDKLTNADKDKTIFVRGDKVVEYGRLMEVMDALRGAGYLKIGLVGLETVGTQ
- the spoT gene encoding bifunctional GTP diphosphokinase/guanosine-3',5'-bis pyrophosphate 3'-pyrophosphohydrolase, with the translated sequence MPSIDVLAERLSTYLGADQVNLVRRAYFYAEQAHDGQRRRSGEAYVTHPLAVANILADMHMDHQSLMAAMLHDVIEDTGIAKEALSAQFGETVAELVDGVSKLTQMNFESKAEAQAENFQKMAMAMARDIRVILVKLADRLHNMRTLEVLSGEKRRRIAKETLEIYAPIANRLGMHSMRVEFEDLGFKAMHPMRSERIRTAVRRARGNRKEIVNKIEESLTNCLRREGMEGEVIGREKHLYSIYKKMRGKRRAFNEIMDVYAFRIIVDKVDTCYRVLGAVHNLYKPLPGRFKDYIAIPKANGYQSLHTTLFGMHGVPIEIQIRTREMEEMANNGIAAHWLYKSTEDDQPKGTHARARQWVKGVLELQQRAGNSLEFIESVKIDLFPDEVYVFTPKGRIMELPKGSTAVDFAYAVHTDVGNSCIACRINRRLAPLSEPLQSGETVEIVTAPGARPNPAWLNFVVTGKARTHIRHALKQQRRSESISLGERLLNKALAGFESHLEKISPERIQAVLGEYRLDVIEDLLEDVGLGNRMAYVVARRLLASDGEQLPSPEGPLAIRGTEGLVLSYAKCCTPIPGDPIVGHLSAGKGMVVHLESCKNIGEIRHNPEKCIQLSWAKDVAGEFNVELRVELEHQRGLIALLASSVNAADGNIEKISMDERDGRISVVQLVVSVHDRVHLARVIKKLRALKGVIRITRVRA
- a CDS encoding AraC family transcriptional regulator — its product is MDANRMLARPWLPGVELFHADFSGQPFGRHSHDAFAIGAILQGVGGYQCRGARHALPAGTLSLMNPEEPHTGHAESARLVYRMLYVEESRLPALLGRKRLPGGFRELNPADDGRVAAGLARLAVEFERGDALALESELLEVLERVFVRHGGLRAAAPAARDGGITAFLRDYLEAHYAEAVSLEQLAGLVQRHPRHLIEAFRRAYGVPPHTYLLQRRVREAKRLLLDDLPPLGVALSLGFYDQAHFSGTFKRFTGVTPGQFRRAART
- a CDS encoding RidA family protein gives rise to the protein MSKTVISSDKAPAAIGTYSQAIKAGNTVYMSGQIPLDPKTMELVEGFEAQTVQVFENLKAVAEAAGGSFKDIVKLNIFLTDLSHFAKVNEVMGRYFEQPYPARAAIGVAALPRGSQVEMDAILVLE
- the exbB gene encoding tonB-system energizer ExbB, whose translation is MNPNARNAQPHIASRPPRLLAALLISLMLTPNASFAEEPTAQSVPAPASQAAAPAPIDTANAPAPAADGAVVPADAAAQDPNALPADPLAAEVKGEQMLAHDLSPWGMYQNADIVVKAVMIGLALASVLTWTVWIAKGFELLAAKRRLRRELASLKGARSLSEAGEKAGSGNCVSHLLVQDAQEEMKLSANTREKEGIKERVSFRLERLVAASGRQMSQGTGVLATIGSTAPFVGLFGTVWGIMNSFIGIAKSQTTNLAVVAPGIAEALLATALGLVAAIPAVVIYNVFARSIAGYKAQVSDASAQVLLLVSRDLDHHTADRGQSPHMVKVG